TCCAATCCCTACAAATAAAACACCTTTTAGTATATTTTTCTTCTTCATAATTTTTTTAACAGCCTGCAAAGTTACGACATATAAATTAAATCATTCTGAAGTGTACTACTGATAGATAAATAAAATCGCCACAAGCAAGCTTGTGGCGATTTTTAAATTGATTATAAAAGTAAATTATTTTTTAACCATTACTTTCGAAGCTGCTTCGAAACCTAGTCCTTTGATTTTAACCATATAAGTTCCGTTAACAAGATTGCTTGTCGAAATTGCTTTTTTAGCATCTGGTGAGATTTTATCTTCTGTAGAAACCAGTTTACCAGACATATCATAAAGTTCTACACTTACTTTTCCAAGGGTATTGCTTGGGAACTTAATATAAAACTCGTCCTTAGCAGGGTTTGGATAGATAGAAATATCCTTGTTCTTATTTGCATTTACATCATTGGTAGCCAATAAACATGCTTCCGGTACATTAAAGTCCTGAACCTGATCATTAATATTATTCTTCACTCCTGATGATGCATTCACTCCTAAACCTCTTCTTGCGAAAACGCCCCAGATCATACATTTGTCAACACCTGCAGTTGTTGCCAACTCTGCAGCCAATATTGCATTTCTTCCTTCAATAAAGCTAGGATTACAACCTTGAAGTTTCAGAGCGTCCGTTACCAACTGTAATACTTTTGTACTTCCGTTTGGAGTTGTGGATAATACATCTGAAGAATAACCATATTTTTCAACATATTTCCAGTGAAGATCCCATAGCATCGTTGCCCAGACAAAACCAATAGAGTGTACATCCGGAACCACTGCTGATCCGTTATTGTATTCCATTCCGTTGGTATCTCCGTAGGTAAATCCGTTAACAGCAAGGCTTGTAGAATATTTTGCAGGTCTGATACCAGCTCCTGTTATTGCCTGACCTAATGCATAAGTACCTGTACCTCTTGCTACAGTAGCATTATCGCCTGCTTTATTAGTTAACATTAACGCGAAGAAATCAGACCATCCTTCTCCCATTTGTTCTTTGCTCACTCCTGAATTCAGACAGTTGTATCCTGTACCAGTCATTCTGTTGGATATTCCGTGACCATATTCGTGAGTTACGATTCCGTTATCAAAGCTTCCGTCAGGAGTCATATTTCCTTTTAAGGTAACATTTACTGTAGTACTTGCTGCAAGCTGAGTTTTGATATATTCTCCTTCTGCATTGGTAATAAGTACTGAAGGAATTGTAATTGTAGGATCATTACCTGCCATATTTCCTATAGTAGCACCATTTACAGCGTTATTATATACAATAGCCGCTTTAGCTCCTGCATCCTGAAGGTTTTTCACTTTAATAGCAAAGGAACATGTTCCTCTTTCAACCAGTCCTATTTTATTAGTCAATGAAGTTGCAGGCAATGCTGTACAACCATCCAAAACTGATGAAAGTGCAACATCTCCTGTTATTCCGTTCATAGGTAATGGAGTACCAAACTGTGCAGTTCCGGCTCCCGGTGTACGGGAAACAGCCGCAGTAGGTGCATTATAGTAAAATACTCTTCCCACCGGAGACCAAAGATACATCTGCATTTTACCATTATAACCATCCTGCCCTGAAGAGAAATTCGCGTTATTTAATCCGCTTCCATCCTGTGCCTCTGCATATACAGAGTCATCATCTCCTCCTACAGGTCCATTACCAAAGTTGTTCTGCTGGAAATTTCTGGCAGATTCTGTAAATCCGAATTTATAGAAAACATCATGAATTCTATTATTCAGATAAAATAAATTCGTAATGGCAGCATTTCTGTTGTTTAATGGAGTTTCATTGATATTAAAAGGGAAATCAAAATTTCTTGTTGCTCCACCATCTGCCGGAGCTCCTGTAAGATAATCAGGTGCTGTTAAAGCTGTTCCTGCAGCATCTTCATAGGCAAAAACATTATTTCCTCTGGTAACAGTATAATGATTCGTTCCGTCAGAATGCCATCCTTCAGGGGAAGCACTCAGAATCCAAGGATTCGTAATGACTGATCTTGAACCAAAAGTAGGTGCTTCAATAGGCAATGGAAATACATTATATGATGCATTATCCGGTAAAAGCAATGGAATATTATTCTGTGCTAGGTTATTTTGAGGTCCAACTAGTGTATTTTCAAAATGATCAGCATGGCTGTATTCAGTATCGGAACCATAGGCATCATGATGGAAATTACAAGACAATGTCAGGTTACTTTTCAAAAGGATATTTCCATTGTTGGCATCTACTAAAATATTCCAGAAATTCGGAGATTTTGGCTCATTTAAAGTATATTCATATGCCAGACGAAGGTTTCCGCTCTCATCATTCATATACACCAATCTTTGATTGGCTGATGTAGCTTTCTTTTGCGTCTTTTCAAGATATTCAAGAATGGTGAAATTCGCAATATCAGGGTTTTTAAGATCTTCAGCAATTTTTTGAAGAGCTGTATTTTTATTAATTGCAGCTGTACCAGATGTAGAGGTAGTATAATCTTTTACAAAATTATCTGTGTAATAAACAATTTTATTGTCCTGAATCAATGCTGTTCCTACAGAGCTGTATACAGGTAAACCTTTATACGTCTGTAAAAATTTAACAACATTACCATTCAATGATTTTGAAGGATCTACATTATCAACAATGATATTATTCAGATCAGACTTTTTATATTCCCTTATTTTATTTTGAGAAATATAATCCTTAATCAGTTTTTCATTATCCTGTCCGAACAATATTGTCGGAAACGC
The sequence above is a segment of the Chryseobacterium culicis genome. Coding sequences within it:
- a CDS encoding T9SS-dependent M36 family metallopeptidase, with protein sequence MKNKALPLLFAVFSAFPTILFGQDNEKLIKDYISQNKIREYKKSDLNNIIVDNVDPSKSLNGNVVKFLQTYKGLPVYSSVGTALIQDNKIVYYTDNFVKDYTTSTSGTAAINKNTALQKIAEDLKNPDIANFTILEYLEKTQKKATSANQRLVYMNDESGNLRLAYEYTLNEPKSPNFWNILVDANNGNILLKSNLTLSCNFHHDAYGSDTEYSHADHFENTLVGPQNNLAQNNIPLLLPDNASYNVFPLPIEAPTFGSRSVITNPWILSASPEGWHSDGTNHYTVTRGNNVFAYEDAAGTALTAPDYLTGAPADGGATRNFDFPFNINETPLNNRNAAITNLFYLNNRIHDVFYKFGFTESARNFQQNNFGNGPVGGDDDSVYAEAQDGSGLNNANFSSGQDGYNGKMQMYLWSPVGRVFYYNAPTAAVSRTPGAGTAQFGTPLPMNGITGDVALSSVLDGCTALPATSLTNKIGLVERGTCSFAIKVKNLQDAGAKAAIVYNNAVNGATIGNMAGNDPTITIPSVLITNAEGEYIKTQLAASTTVNVTLKGNMTPDGSFDNGIVTHEYGHGISNRMTGTGYNCLNSGVSKEQMGEGWSDFFALMLTNKAGDNATVARGTGTYALGQAITGAGIRPAKYSTSLAVNGFTYGDTNGMEYNNGSAVVPDVHSIGFVWATMLWDLHWKYVEKYGYSSDVLSTTPNGSTKVLQLVTDALKLQGCNPSFIEGRNAILAAELATTAGVDKCMIWGVFARRGLGVNASSGVKNNINDQVQDFNVPEACLLATNDVNANKNKDISIYPNPAKDEFYIKFPSNTLGKVSVELYDMSGKLVSTEDKISPDAKKAISTSNLVNGTYMVKIKGLGFEAASKVMVKK